From the genome of Alkalimarinus coralli:
TAAAGGTCAGCCTGAGTGCAGAGCCTGATAATTCACGAGTAAGAATTGAAACAATGTGCAAACTTGATGCGAAGACAGGGGTTGAAATGGAGGCCCTAACCGCCGCCAGTGTCGCGGCACTAACACTTTATGACATGTGTAAAGCCGTCGATAAGGGCATGGTCATTGAAGGGGTTAGACTTCTTGAGAAAGAGGGCGGGCGCTCAGGGCATTGGAAAGCGGAATGATGAGTTGCAGTTATGAGCAATAATGAAGCAGGTAGTACCGTTTTACCCGAAGCTAAATTGGTCGACAAATTTGGCAGACAGGTCACTTATGTTCGAATATCTGTAACAGACCGCTGTGACTTTCGCTGCGTGTACTGTATGGATGAAGAGATGAGCTTTCTGCCTAGAGCAGATATCCTAACGCTAGAAGAGATTGGGGTTATCGCTAAGGTGTTCAGTGAGTTGGGCGTTCGTAAAATCCGACTCACAGGAGGAGAGCCACTAATTCGTAATAATGTCATGTCTGTTATTGAAGAAATTGGCGCTCTGCCCCAGCTGGATGAATTGGTATTAACCACCAATGGATCTCAGTTAACCAAGCTATCAAATGGCTTGGTATCAGCAGGCGTTAAGCGTATTAATATCAGCCTTGATAGCCTTAAAGCTGAACGGTTTCGCCAGCTGACTCGCACCGGCTGCCTTGATACTGTTTTAAACGGTATAGATGCCGCTATTGCGGCAGGTTTTACAAGAATAAAGTTAAATGCGGTAATATTAAAAGGCCGGAATGATGATGAAATTCTTGATCTGGTTAAGTTTGCGAGAGATAAGCAAATAGATATCAGTTTTATTGAAGAGATGCCATTGGGTGAAATCTCATCGCATGACAGAGGTGAATCGTACTGCTCAAGTGATGAGATATTAGATATCATCTCAACTGTTTATTCTCTTACGCCTGTTGATGACTCCACAGGCGGGCCATCAAAATACTACGCAATGTCCGATTCAAATAGTCGCATTGGTTTTATTTCTCCCCACAGCCACAACTTTTGCGGTGACTGTAATCGGGTAAGAGTGACTGTCGAAGGTCGGTTGCTTTTGTGTTTAGGAAACGAGCACTCAGTTGATTTAAAGGACGTGCTACGGTCGCATCCAGGAGATACCGGCCGATTAAAGCAGGTGATTATTAGTGCGATGGATCTCAAGCCTGAGAGGCATTACTTCAACAATGATGATGACCCTCAAATATTGAGGTTTATGAACATGACTGGGGGCTAAAAAGACCCGCAGGGGCTGCTTATGAGCCGCGATAAAAATGTACTGATGTGGTTCAAATAGCAACAATGGTTAGTACTGTAAATTTGGTGTATGTGATGTCTCTCACACAAGTATATTGAGTATGGTACAATGCCGCCCTAATTTGATTCTCAAGTGTATCCAATGTCATCGTTTACCGCATTTATGAGATATTGATGCCTCTCAGAGAAATATAGTGCCGAGGAAATATAGTGTCTGTTCGCTTTATTGAAACTTGTCTTTTGCCCACTCCATTTGCTGTCTTTGAAATGCACGGCTTTGAAGAAACGGAAACAGGTCAAGAGCATGTGATTTTGTCATTAGGAGATATCTCTAATGGTGAGCCCGTATTAGCCAGAACGCATTCAGAGTGCCTTACTGGTGATGCATTATTTAGTATGCGTTGTGACTGTGGATATCAACTTGAAGAGGCGCTGAAAAGCATTGCCAATGAAGGGCGCGGAATTCTGCTATATCTTCGACAGGAAGGTCGTGGGATCGGGCTACTCAATAAAATTAGAGCTTACCACCTGCAAGATGGAGGGGCTGATACGGTTGAGGCGAATGAGCGGTTGGGCTTTGCTGCGGATCTTCGAGACTATAGCATGTGTCAGGGAATGCTTGAGCATTTGGGGGTTTCGAAGTTAAAGCTGATGACGAACAATCCAAGAAAAGTGAAGGCGCTCAGTGAGTTTGGTGTTGAGGTCGTGAGTCGGGTGCCGCTTCGGGTGGGCAAAAACCCTCACAATGAAGGTTATCTGGCTACCAAGGCGGACAAATTGGGCCACTGGCTGCAAACTCATCAGGATGATCAGCCACCGGAGTAATGCTACTCCGGTTATTTTTTACCTGCTTATTTTATTGATTGATAGCGTGTTGAGAGCTGCTGTCTATTGCTGGTGCTGAGTCTTTTAGCTGAACTTGGCTCCACTTTGTTTGGATCGCTTCTAATATTCCTTGTCTATCCAGCCCACACTCTTTTAATAGCTCTGCTGGCTTCCCATGTTCGACAAAGTAATCAGGTAAGCCAAGATTGATAGTTGGTATATCTATGGCTGCCTGGTTTAAGAATTCGTTAACCCCGCTGCCTGCGCCGCCAGCAATCGTATTTTCTTCAATGGTTACCAATAAAGAGTGAGACGTAGCAAGGCGGCTAATCAGAGCTGTATCCAACGGTTTTACAAAGCGCATATCAATCACAGTTGCGTTGAGCTCTTCCGCTGCATGTAATGTCTCATGCAGTAGAGTTCCAAATGCTAAAATAGCGATATTGTGCCCTTCACGGACAACGCGCCCTTTGCCGATGGGAAGCTGTTCAAGCGTCTCTTCTATCTTTGCTCCAATACCGGTTCCCCTTGGGTAGCGCACGGCTGCAGGCCCTTGGTGGTGGTAGCCAGTATTGAGCATTTGCCTTAGTTCATTTTCGTCAGAAGGTGCCATAATCAGCATTTCAGGGATGCAGCGCAGGTAAGATAAGTCAAAGCTGCCTGCGTGGGTTGGCCCATCCTCACCGACCAGGCCTGCTCGATCAATAGCAAACAACACATCCAGATTCTGAACTGATACATCATGGATCAGTTGATCATAGGCTCGTTGCAGAAATGTTGAATAAATTGCGACGACCGGCTTCGCACCGTCACAGGCCAAACCCGCTGCCAAGGTGACTGCGTGCTGCTCCGCTATGGCGACGTCAAAATAACGATCAGGAAAGCGGTCAGCAAATGCGATAAGGTCGGAGCCCTCTTTCATTGCCGGAGTAATACCGACAATACGTGGGTCTGCTTCTGCGATATCACATAGCCATTGGCCGAACACATTAGAGAATTTGGGTTTTTGAGGTTTTTCTTCTGACGCTATAGCGGCTTTCGGTGCTGGCGCTATTTTGTTGATAGCGTGGTAGCCGATTGGGTCTCTTTCTGCTGGAGCAAACCCTTTGCCTTTTTTAGTGACAATATGAAGGAATTGCGGTCCGCTTAACTCTTTCATGTTCTCAAGCGTGGCAACCAGGGTTGGCAAATCGTGGCCGTCGATAGGGCCGATGTAATTGAAACCAAGTTCCTCAAACAGCGTGCCGGGAGCCACCATCCCTTTGAAGTGTTCTTCGGTTTTTCGTGCAAGCTCCATAAGATTTGGGTTTTGGCTTAAAAAGCTTTTACCACTGTCTCTCATATGGTTGTAGGTTTTGCCTGAGAGAATTTTTGCTAAGTGGTTATTTAAGCCGCCGACACTATTGGATATCGCCATATCATTGTCGTTTAGAATAACCAACATGTCTGGCTTAACATCACCTGCATGACTCAGTGCCTCAAATGCCATGCCTGCGGTTAAAGCCCCATCACCGATGACGGCAATTGATTGACGTTTAATATTTTGCAGTTTTGCTGCGAGTGCCATGCCTAGTGCTGCACTGATAGATGTGCTTGAGTGCCCCACGCCAAATGTATCAAACTCGCTTTCCGAGCGACGAGGGAATGCAGCCAGGCCGTCTTTATGTCTGATTCTGGTCATCTGATCGCGACGGCCAGTAAGAATTTTGTGTGGATAGGCCTGATGACCAACATCCCACACCAGCCGGTCTTCAGGCGTGTTGAAGACGAAGTGCAGAGCAATAGTCAGCTCTACAACACCTAAACCTGCACCAAAGTGCCCGCCGGACTGCCCAACGCTATATAACAAGAATGCACGTAGCTCGTGTGCAAGCTGCGGGAGTTGGTCTTCGCTCAGCAAACGCAATTGGGCCGGAGTGTCCAGCTTATCCAGTAGAGGCGTGTTTGGTCTGTGAGTTGGTATTTCTTGAAAAATGTGAGAATGAAGCATCCGGCGATGTTAATCCGTTGAGACAACAAAGAGGCATTATAACTCGGATATTCAGCAAATTGACACAGAGGCATGTACTTTTTTAGCACTGAAGTTCTGCTGAATTTTGCTCATTTGCTGATGTTAGTGTCACTGTTTAAAAGGCGGCTTGGTTTCAATATTCAGTTATTAGCGGCTTCTGCTAATAATAAACTCACTAATTTGTGCCAGTCTTGAGGTGTCAATATTGGTGAGATTGTCGAGCGCTGATAGCGCCGATAGATGAAGTGCCTGTGCTTTTTCTCTGGCACCGTCTAACCCTAGCAGGGCGGGGTAAGTTGGCTTGTTCCTGGCTTCGTCTGCGCCTTGTGTTTTGCCCAGGGTTTCGGTATTGCTGGTGATATCCAGAATATCGTCTTGAACCTGAAATGCGAGGCCTATGCTCTGTGCGTAAAGCCGCAGTTGCTGTAGCGTGCTTGCATCGGATATTTCAGCGCTTTGCGCGCCTAAAATAATGCTGGCTTCAATGAGTGCGCCGGTTTTATGGTTATGCATGTTTTCCAATGAGTCGAGGCTGAGTTGCTGGCCAACAGAGTCCAAGTCAATCGCCTGCCCGCCTACCATTCCCAGGCTGCCACTGGCTGTGCTCAGTGTTTTCAGCATTTCGACTCTTGATTGAGGCGAGTGCTTACCTCTGGTACAGAGTATCTCGAAGGCCATTGCCTGCAACGCGTCACCCGCTAAAATAGCCGTGGCTTCATCATATTTAATATGACAGGTCGGTAAGCCTCGGCGTAGATCATCATCATCCATGGCTGGCAGGTCATCATGAATAAGGGAGTAGGCATGAATAAGTTCTACTGCGCTGGCTGCTGCGAGTGCGTCACTTTTGTCTATTCCAAACGCTTCGGCGGTCGCAAATACTAGAACAGGCCTTATTCTTTTGCCTCCAGACAGTGCGCTATATCTGATAGCCGAGTGTAGTTTCCGAGGTTCTATCGTGCTTGAGGGAAGCCAGCCAGTTAGTGTGTTATCGATTAATTCCTGGCTTTGGGTGAAGTAGCTGCTAATGTCGTTGTTATTCATTTATCCGGTAGGCCTAATAAAAAGCTGCGTGCTGTTTGACGTCTGTGAATTAGTCTTTGTCTGGGGTGAACCCAGTGGTTGAAAGCTCCCCATCGGAGTTTTTCATCAGAATATTAACTTTCTGTTCTGCATTTTGCAGTGCAGTTTGACAGTTTCGGGTCAGTTTCACCCCTTCTTCAAATGCTTCTAAAGAGCTTTCGAGCGTCAGTTCGCCTTGCTCCATTTTTCGAACAATCTCCTCAAGTTTTCTCAGTGACTGCTCGAAATCTACGGGGGCTTCACTCTCAGCCGCAATGTTTTTTGTCTTGGGCATTGTCTTTCAGACCTGCTTGAAGTCGGTAAGTTGTTGTTTAGGCGCTACCATCATGAATATCAAAGTTACCATAGATTATTAAAATTATTCATGATTTTTGAAAAATTATAGCTACAATAATAAAGTGCATAACATTATACCAGACCAACAATAATCGAAATCATTTTTCTTTATTCTTGTACATATAAGTGTAATAGCGGATATGACGTGTGGCTTCATTATATCCGGTTGGCATGGGTGAGAGTTTTTTCGACCTTGTGTATTGATTGATTGGTTATGTATGTATTGATTGATGACGTATTGTTGGTAAAGGCAAGATGAGGAGTAGCGGGTGGATTTAGCAAGCCTCTTAGGCTTAATTGGTGGTTTTGCTATCGTCATTATGGCGATGGTGTTGGGCGGCGGCGTTGGGATGTTTCTCGATGTGCCATCGTTTCTGATTGTAATAATCGGAACCATCTTTGTTGCATTAATGAAGTTTACATTAGGGCAATTTCTGGGGGCAGGCAAAGTGGCTGCGAAAGCATTCATGTTCAAGATGGATAAGCCTGAAGAGCTGATTGAACAGATTGTGGAAATGGCTGATGCAGCGCGTAAAGGAGGTCTTTTGTCCCTTGAGGGAAAGGAAATCAATAATGATTTTTTGGCAAAAGGGATTCAACTGTTGGTAGATGGGCATGATGGTGATGTCGTTAAATCTCTGCTGACTAAAGATAAAAATCTTGCGGTGGAGCGCCATAGTTTAGGCAACAGTGTGTTTATGTCGATAGGCGATGTTGCGCCTGCAATGGGAATGATCGGTACGTTGGTCGGGCTGGTTGCAATGTTATCAAATATGGATGACCCAAAATCAATAGGGCCTTCCATGGCTGTTGCCCTGCTAACAACGCTTTATGGTGCGATGGTCGGCAACATGATTGCCTTGCCTATCGCCGATAAATTGAAAATCA
Proteins encoded in this window:
- the moaA gene encoding GTP 3',8-cyclase MoaA is translated as MSNNEAGSTVLPEAKLVDKFGRQVTYVRISVTDRCDFRCVYCMDEEMSFLPRADILTLEEIGVIAKVFSELGVRKIRLTGGEPLIRNNVMSVIEEIGALPQLDELVLTTNGSQLTKLSNGLVSAGVKRINISLDSLKAERFRQLTRTGCLDTVLNGIDAAIAAGFTRIKLNAVILKGRNDDEILDLVKFARDKQIDISFIEEMPLGEISSHDRGESYCSSDEILDIISTVYSLTPVDDSTGGPSKYYAMSDSNSRIGFISPHSHNFCGDCNRVRVTVEGRLLLCLGNEHSVDLKDVLRSHPGDTGRLKQVIISAMDLKPERHYFNNDDDPQILRFMNMTGG
- the ribA gene encoding GTP cyclohydrolase II encodes the protein MSVRFIETCLLPTPFAVFEMHGFEETETGQEHVILSLGDISNGEPVLARTHSECLTGDALFSMRCDCGYQLEEALKSIANEGRGILLYLRQEGRGIGLLNKIRAYHLQDGGADTVEANERLGFAADLRDYSMCQGMLEHLGVSKLKLMTNNPRKVKALSEFGVEVVSRVPLRVGKNPHNEGYLATKADKLGHWLQTHQDDQPPE
- the dxs gene encoding 1-deoxy-D-xylulose-5-phosphate synthase encodes the protein MLHSHIFQEIPTHRPNTPLLDKLDTPAQLRLLSEDQLPQLAHELRAFLLYSVGQSGGHFGAGLGVVELTIALHFVFNTPEDRLVWDVGHQAYPHKILTGRRDQMTRIRHKDGLAAFPRRSESEFDTFGVGHSSTSISAALGMALAAKLQNIKRQSIAVIGDGALTAGMAFEALSHAGDVKPDMLVILNDNDMAISNSVGGLNNHLAKILSGKTYNHMRDSGKSFLSQNPNLMELARKTEEHFKGMVAPGTLFEELGFNYIGPIDGHDLPTLVATLENMKELSGPQFLHIVTKKGKGFAPAERDPIGYHAINKIAPAPKAAIASEEKPQKPKFSNVFGQWLCDIAEADPRIVGITPAMKEGSDLIAFADRFPDRYFDVAIAEQHAVTLAAGLACDGAKPVVAIYSTFLQRAYDQLIHDVSVQNLDVLFAIDRAGLVGEDGPTHAGSFDLSYLRCIPEMLIMAPSDENELRQMLNTGYHHQGPAAVRYPRGTGIGAKIEETLEQLPIGKGRVVREGHNIAILAFGTLLHETLHAAEELNATVIDMRFVKPLDTALISRLATSHSLLVTIEENTIAGGAGSGVNEFLNQAAIDIPTINLGLPDYFVEHGKPAELLKECGLDRQGILEAIQTKWSQVQLKDSAPAIDSSSQHAINQ
- the ispA gene encoding (2E,6E)-farnesyl diphosphate synthase: MNNNDISSYFTQSQELIDNTLTGWLPSSTIEPRKLHSAIRYSALSGGKRIRPVLVFATAEAFGIDKSDALAAASAVELIHAYSLIHDDLPAMDDDDLRRGLPTCHIKYDEATAILAGDALQAMAFEILCTRGKHSPQSRVEMLKTLSTASGSLGMVGGQAIDLDSVGQQLSLDSLENMHNHKTGALIEASIILGAQSAEISDASTLQQLRLYAQSIGLAFQVQDDILDITSNTETLGKTQGADEARNKPTYPALLGLDGAREKAQALHLSALSALDNLTNIDTSRLAQISEFIISRSR
- a CDS encoding exodeoxyribonuclease VII small subunit is translated as MPKTKNIAAESEAPVDFEQSLRKLEEIVRKMEQGELTLESSLEAFEEGVKLTRNCQTALQNAEQKVNILMKNSDGELSTTGFTPDKD
- the pomA gene encoding flagellar motor protein PomA gives rise to the protein MDLASLLGLIGGFAIVIMAMVLGGGVGMFLDVPSFLIVIIGTIFVALMKFTLGQFLGAGKVAAKAFMFKMDKPEELIEQIVEMADAARKGGLLSLEGKEINNDFLAKGIQLLVDGHDGDVVKSLLTKDKNLAVERHSLGNSVFMSIGDVAPAMGMIGTLVGLVAMLSNMDDPKSIGPSMAVALLTTLYGAMVGNMIALPIADKLKIRMAEEQLLKSMIIDALLAIQAGQNPRVIEQMLRTYLPEGKRASAEADG